A section of the Streptomyces sp. SCL15-4 genome encodes:
- a CDS encoding urease accessory protein UreF, giving the protein MTRAALLVLADGRFPAGGHAHSGGAEAAVKAGRITDAASLEEFCRGRLHTTGLVAGALAAAAVLGCDPRELDAAADARTPSPALRAAARRLGRQLLRAARAGWPSAELDALAREFPRGAHQPVVLGTAARAAGLAPQDAAYCAVYESVSGPATATVRLLSLDPFDATGVLARLAPELDRVADAAVEAARAVAAEGADALPAASAPLLEVMAEAHAAWPVRLFAS; this is encoded by the coding sequence ATGACACGGGCAGCACTGCTCGTCCTGGCCGACGGCCGCTTCCCCGCCGGAGGGCACGCGCACTCCGGCGGGGCCGAGGCCGCCGTCAAGGCCGGACGCATCACCGACGCCGCGAGCCTGGAGGAGTTCTGCCGGGGCCGGCTGCACACCACCGGGCTGGTCGCGGGCGCGCTGGCGGCGGCGGCCGTCCTCGGCTGCGACCCGCGCGAGCTGGACGCGGCGGCCGACGCGCGCACCCCGTCCCCGGCCCTGCGGGCCGCCGCCCGGCGCCTGGGCCGGCAGCTGCTGCGGGCCGCGAGGGCCGGCTGGCCGTCGGCCGAACTCGACGCACTGGCGCGGGAGTTCCCCCGAGGCGCGCATCAGCCGGTGGTGCTCGGGACGGCGGCCCGGGCGGCCGGACTCGCACCGCAGGACGCGGCCTACTGCGCGGTCTACGAGAGCGTGAGCGGGCCGGCGACGGCCACCGTGCGGCTGCTGAGCCTCGACCCGTTCGACGCGACGGGCGTGCTGGCCCGGCTGGCGCCCGAGCTGGACCGTGTCGCGGACGCGGCGGTGGAGGCGGCACGGGCGGTGGCAGCCGAGGGGGCCGACGCGCTGCCGGCCGCTTCGGCACCGCTGCTGGAGGTCATGGCCGAGGCCCACGCGGCGTGGCCGGTCCGGCTGTTCGCGTCATGA
- the ureG gene encoding urease accessory protein UreG: MHLDHSHSAPSAVSADAHRPDGTRRALRVGLGGPVGSGKTATVAALCRALRDELSLAVVTNDIYTREDAEFLLREAVLPPERITAVETGACPHTAIRDDISANLEAVEDLEDAVGPLDLILVESGGDNLTATFSKGLVDAQIFVIDVAGGDDIPRKGGPGVTTADLLVINKTDLAPYVGSDLARMAADAKAQRAELPVIFQSLRGEAGVADVAAWVRGRLAAWAA; encoded by the coding sequence ATGCATCTCGACCACTCCCACTCCGCCCCCTCCGCCGTCAGCGCGGACGCCCACCGCCCGGACGGGACCCGCCGTGCCCTGCGCGTCGGGCTCGGCGGGCCCGTCGGGTCCGGAAAGACCGCCACCGTCGCCGCCCTGTGCCGCGCGCTGCGCGACGAGCTGTCCCTCGCGGTCGTCACCAACGACATCTACACCCGCGAGGACGCCGAGTTCCTGCTCCGCGAGGCCGTGCTGCCGCCCGAGCGGATCACCGCCGTGGAGACGGGCGCCTGCCCGCACACCGCGATCCGCGACGACATCTCCGCCAACCTCGAAGCGGTGGAGGACCTGGAGGACGCGGTCGGCCCGCTGGACCTCATCCTCGTGGAGTCCGGCGGCGACAACCTCACCGCCACCTTCTCCAAGGGACTCGTGGACGCGCAGATCTTCGTGATCGACGTGGCCGGCGGCGACGACATCCCGCGCAAGGGCGGCCCCGGCGTCACCACCGCCGACCTGCTCGTGATCAACAAGACCGACCTCGCCCCGTACGTCGGCTCCGACCTCGCCCGGATGGCCGCCGACGCCAAGGCGCAGCGCGCCGAACTCCCGGTGATCTTCCAGTCGTTGCGCGGCGAGGCCGGGGTCGCCGACGTGGCCGCGTGGGTGCGGGGGCGGCTCGCCGCGTGGGCGGCATGA
- a CDS encoding urease accessory protein UreD, whose protein sequence is MTVAGVRARARIVARADGRGGTALPVLDGEGPLAPRRTRSAGSWAKVVLVGAMSGPLGGDRFTLRARAEEGARLHVGSAAATLALPGQAKDEARYDVRLDVADGAELRWLPEQLISAHGSDLYVTTRAELGAGARLVLREEQVLGRAGEQSGRLTSRLTVRVAGRTVLDQELACGPGAPGGWDGPAVLAGHRAVGQLVVVRPEFATDPPSARMLGGYAALVPLAGPAALVSAVAPDALSLRRTLDGVLAELG, encoded by the coding sequence ATGACCGTCGCCGGGGTCCGGGCGAGGGCCCGGATCGTGGCCCGCGCCGACGGGCGCGGCGGTACGGCCCTGCCCGTCCTGGACGGCGAGGGCCCGCTGGCGCCGCGCCGCACCCGGTCCGCCGGTTCCTGGGCGAAGGTCGTGCTCGTCGGCGCGATGAGCGGACCGCTCGGCGGCGACCGCTTCACCCTCCGGGCCCGGGCGGAGGAGGGTGCCCGGCTGCACGTCGGGTCGGCCGCCGCCACTCTCGCCCTGCCCGGCCAGGCCAAGGACGAGGCCCGGTACGACGTCCGGCTCGACGTGGCCGACGGTGCCGAACTGCGCTGGCTGCCCGAGCAGTTGATCTCCGCCCACGGCAGCGACCTGTACGTCACCACCCGGGCCGAACTCGGCGCCGGCGCCCGGCTCGTGCTGCGCGAGGAGCAGGTGCTGGGCCGGGCCGGGGAACAGTCCGGGCGGCTCACCAGCCGGCTGACCGTCCGGGTGGCGGGCCGGACCGTGCTGGACCAGGAGCTGGCCTGCGGACCCGGCGCACCGGGCGGCTGGGACGGCCCGGCGGTGCTGGCCGGCCATCGGGCGGTAGGCCAACTGGTTGTCGTCAGACCGGAGTTCGCGACGGACCCGCCGTCCGCGCGGATGCTCGGCGGGTACGCGGCCCTCGTCCCGCTCGCGGGCCCCGCGGCGCTCGTCAGCGCGGTGGCCCCCGACGCGTTGAGTCTGCGCCGGACCCTGGACGGGGTACTGGCCGAACTCGGCTGA
- a CDS encoding alpha/beta hydrolase: MRDNRPKSRLLALGSAGVLVTATLIAGAVSAPVAGAASRPAPDREAKGAETAAARAAKAGIKWQDCPDDWGLEKPIQCGWVSVPLDYAHPYGKQIKLAVDRIGNTGTKKERQGALVYNPGGPGGSGLRFPRRVTTHNAIWANAAKAYDFVGFDPRGVGHSTPISCVDPQEYVKAPKPDPVPDSEADKTAQRKLARAYAEGCAERSGAMLPHMTTPNTARDLDVIRAALGEKKLNYLGVSYGTYLGAVYGTLFPGHLRRMVVDSVVDPSREKIWYQANLDQDVAFEGRWKDWQDWVAANDAAFHLGTTRAAVQAKWLQLRATAKKHPIGGVVGPAELTSFFQSAPYYDSSWVPVATVFSKYVAGDTQALVDAAAPDLSDTAGNIASENGNAVYTAVECADAKWPTSWQKWNRDNTRLHKDHPFLTWSNAWMNLPCATWPAKQHTPVDVTTHKGLPKVLIVQSTRDAATPYGGAVELHKRFKGSRLITEKNAGSHGVTGLVNPCVNQRVDAYLLKGALDGKDVTCAPHATPKP; this comes from the coding sequence GTGAGGGACAACAGACCGAAGAGCCGCCTGCTGGCACTCGGTTCCGCCGGAGTACTCGTCACCGCCACACTGATCGCCGGCGCCGTGTCGGCGCCCGTGGCCGGTGCCGCCTCCCGGCCCGCACCGGACCGGGAGGCCAAGGGCGCCGAGACAGCCGCCGCCCGGGCCGCCAAGGCGGGCATCAAATGGCAGGACTGCCCGGACGACTGGGGGCTGGAGAAGCCCATCCAGTGCGGCTGGGTCAGCGTGCCGCTCGACTACGCCCACCCCTACGGCAAGCAGATCAAGCTCGCCGTGGACCGCATCGGCAACACCGGCACCAAGAAGGAGCGCCAGGGCGCGCTCGTCTACAACCCCGGCGGCCCCGGCGGCTCCGGTCTGCGCTTCCCGCGCCGGGTCACCACCCACAACGCCATCTGGGCGAACGCCGCCAAGGCCTACGACTTCGTCGGCTTCGACCCGCGCGGCGTCGGCCACTCCACGCCCATCTCCTGCGTCGACCCGCAGGAGTACGTCAAGGCGCCCAAGCCGGACCCGGTGCCGGACAGCGAGGCCGACAAGACCGCGCAGCGCAAGCTGGCCCGCGCGTACGCGGAGGGCTGCGCCGAGCGCAGCGGCGCGATGCTGCCGCACATGACCACCCCCAACACCGCCCGCGACCTGGACGTCATCCGCGCCGCGCTCGGCGAGAAGAAGCTCAACTACCTCGGCGTCTCCTACGGCACCTACCTCGGCGCCGTCTACGGCACCCTCTTCCCGGGCCACCTGCGCCGCATGGTCGTGGACAGCGTGGTCGACCCCTCCCGCGAGAAGATCTGGTACCAGGCCAACCTGGACCAGGACGTCGCCTTCGAGGGCCGCTGGAAGGACTGGCAGGACTGGGTCGCCGCCAACGACGCCGCCTTCCACCTCGGCACCACCCGCGCCGCCGTCCAGGCCAAGTGGCTCCAGCTGCGCGCCACCGCGAAGAAGCACCCGATCGGCGGCGTCGTCGGTCCCGCCGAGCTGACCTCCTTCTTCCAGAGCGCGCCGTACTACGACTCCTCGTGGGTGCCGGTCGCCACGGTCTTCAGCAAGTACGTCGCCGGTGACACCCAGGCGCTGGTCGACGCCGCCGCCCCCGACCTGTCGGACACCGCGGGCAACATCGCCTCCGAGAACGGCAACGCCGTCTACACGGCCGTCGAGTGCGCCGACGCCAAGTGGCCCACCAGCTGGCAGAAGTGGAACCGGGACAACACCCGGCTCCACAAGGACCACCCCTTCCTGACCTGGTCCAACGCCTGGATGAACCTGCCGTGCGCCACCTGGCCGGCCAAGCAGCACACCCCGGTCGACGTCACCACCCACAAGGGCCTGCCGAAGGTGCTGATCGTGCAGTCCACGCGGGACGCCGCCACCCCGTACGGCGGTGCCGTCGAGCTGCACAAGCGCTTCAAGGGCTCCCGCCTGATCACCGAGAAGAACGCGGGCTCCCACGGCGTGACCGGCCTGGTCAACCCATGCGTCAACCAGCGTGTCGACGCCTACCTGCTCAAGGGCGCGCTGGACGGCAAGGACGTGACCTGCGCCCCGCACGCCACGCCCAAGCCGTAA
- a CDS encoding NAD-dependent epimerase/dehydratase family protein, whose protein sequence is MRRAVVIGAAGQIGRPVVDALSRDGWAVTAASRGGSRDAGWDAGVQTARLDRADGDALAALVGDGCELLVDVVAYDAGHGRQLTSLADRIGSAVVISSVAVYEDGAGRGFDTQGEPDGFPVYPVPIPETQPTVAPGEATYSTRKAALERELLAAGGRLPVTVLRAGAVHGPYSPLPRELYFVKRNLDGRGRRVLAYRGESRFHPSSTRTLAELVRLAAARPGSRVLNACDEQAPTAAGIGAAVDAVMGATTRTVCLDGPPVGSVGRTPWSVPLPVVYDMSAAARELGYRPVVSYEQSLPRTVEWLAGSLRGRDWREAFPLLARAYPDLFDYAAEDAWYAA, encoded by the coding sequence ATGAGAAGAGCTGTGGTGATCGGGGCGGCCGGGCAGATCGGCCGCCCGGTGGTGGACGCGCTGTCCCGGGACGGCTGGGCGGTGACGGCGGCCTCGCGCGGTGGGAGCCGGGACGCGGGCTGGGACGCGGGGGTGCAAACGGCCCGGCTGGACCGCGCCGACGGCGACGCCCTGGCCGCGCTGGTGGGCGACGGCTGCGAGCTGCTGGTCGACGTGGTCGCCTACGACGCCGGGCACGGCCGGCAGCTGACGTCTCTCGCGGACCGGATCGGCTCGGCGGTGGTGATCTCCAGCGTGGCCGTGTACGAGGACGGCGCCGGGCGGGGTTTCGACACCCAGGGCGAGCCGGACGGCTTCCCGGTGTACCCGGTGCCGATCCCCGAGACCCAGCCGACGGTCGCGCCGGGCGAGGCCACCTACAGCACCCGCAAGGCCGCGCTGGAGCGGGAACTCCTGGCGGCGGGCGGGAGGTTGCCGGTCACCGTGTTGCGGGCGGGCGCGGTGCACGGGCCGTACAGCCCGCTGCCGCGCGAGCTGTACTTCGTCAAGCGGAACCTGGACGGGCGCGGGCGGCGGGTGCTGGCGTACCGGGGAGAGAGCCGGTTCCATCCGTCGAGCACCCGCACCCTCGCCGAGCTGGTGCGGCTGGCGGCGGCCCGGCCGGGCTCCCGGGTGCTCAACGCCTGTGACGAGCAGGCGCCGACGGCCGCCGGCATCGGCGCGGCGGTCGACGCGGTGATGGGGGCCACGACCCGGACGGTGTGCCTGGACGGTCCGCCGGTGGGCTCGGTGGGCCGCACGCCGTGGTCGGTGCCGCTGCCGGTGGTGTACGACATGTCCGCCGCCGCGCGGGAGCTGGGCTACCGGCCGGTGGTGTCGTACGAGCAGAGCCTGCCACGGACGGTGGAGTGGCTGGCCGGGAGCTTGCGCGGGCGGGACTGGCGGGAGGCGTTCCCGCTGCTGGCGCGGGCGTATCCGGACCTGTTCGACTACGCGGCGGAGGACGCCTGGTACGCGGCATAG
- a CDS encoding lysophospholipid acyltransferase family protein, which yields MFYNLLKYVLLGPLLRLVFRPRIEGLERVPASGPAIIAGNHLSFSDHFLMPAVLKRRITFLAKAEYFTGPGLKGRLTAFFFRGAGQIPVDRSGKEAGRAAIREGLGVLRRGELLGIYPEGTRSHDGRLYKGKVGVAVMALTAGVPVVPCAMIGTFEAQPPGRVVPRIRPVTIRFGEPLDFSRYAGMEGEKAVLRAVTDEIVHAILTLSGQEYVDEYAAVVKERQAARARRFPRAPLG from the coding sequence GTGTTCTACAACCTCCTCAAGTACGTGCTGCTGGGTCCACTGCTCAGACTGGTCTTCCGGCCCCGGATCGAGGGGCTGGAGCGGGTGCCCGCGTCGGGTCCGGCGATCATCGCGGGCAATCATCTGTCGTTCTCCGACCACTTCTTGATGCCGGCGGTGCTGAAACGCCGTATCACCTTCCTCGCCAAGGCCGAGTACTTCACCGGTCCGGGACTGAAGGGCCGGCTCACCGCGTTCTTCTTCCGCGGCGCCGGGCAGATCCCGGTGGACCGCTCCGGGAAGGAGGCGGGGCGGGCGGCGATCCGCGAGGGCCTCGGGGTGCTGCGCCGGGGCGAGCTGCTCGGCATCTATCCGGAGGGCACGCGGTCGCACGACGGCAGGCTCTACAAGGGCAAGGTCGGGGTCGCCGTGATGGCGCTGACGGCAGGCGTGCCGGTGGTGCCCTGCGCGATGATCGGCACGTTCGAGGCCCAGCCGCCGGGCAGGGTCGTGCCGCGGATCCGTCCGGTGACGATCCGCTTCGGCGAGCCCCTGGACTTCTCCCGCTACGCCGGAATGGAAGGCGAGAAGGCGGTGCTGCGGGCGGTCACCGACGAGATCGTCCACGCGATCCTGACCCTGTCCGGGCAGGAGTACGTCGACGAGTACGCGGCCGTCGTCAAGGAGCGCCAGGCCGCGAGGGCGCGCAGGTTCCCCCGGGCCCCGCTCGGCTGA
- a CDS encoding DUF6153 family protein: protein MHATGQHLRRPLRRYRPLFVLAVLVGLLGMHALAPGGGAGHAEHARGAHMTAALGAVDDCPGGDGHGGGHRLHHADPSCASGAPDDGPQLPAPAPDPVTGPAPVRCPLAARATAPDGARAPPDLAELQLLRI from the coding sequence ATGCACGCCACCGGACAGCACCTTCGGCGACCGCTTCGGCGGTACCGCCCGCTGTTCGTGCTGGCGGTGCTGGTCGGGCTGCTGGGCATGCACGCCCTCGCGCCCGGCGGCGGTGCGGGGCACGCGGAACACGCCCGCGGCGCGCACATGACGGCCGCGCTCGGCGCCGTCGACGACTGTCCGGGCGGCGACGGCCACGGCGGCGGCCACCGGCTGCACCACGCCGACCCCAGCTGCGCCTCCGGCGCGCCGGACGACGGGCCGCAACTGCCCGCGCCGGCCCCGGACCCGGTGACCGGCCCGGCCCCGGTCCGCTGCCCGCTCGCCGCCCGCGCCACCGCGCCGGACGGCGCCCGCGCCCCGCCCGACCTGGCCGAACTCCAGCTCCTGCGGATCTAG
- a CDS encoding DUF305 domain-containing protein — translation MTTRTLTRRAALAVVALTSALVLAACGGDGDDSDHGGTGHTGHGASAASAAPSASAGAHNAQDVAFAQGMIPHHRQALEMAGLAAGRASSARVKDLAARIEKAQDPEIRTLTGWLKSWGEQVPMAGMDHSGHAGMTGMMSEADMAALKKATGKDFDTRFLSLMVEHHQGAVEMATTEKRKGRSGDAKAMADAIVTAQDAEIKEMKRLLGAG, via the coding sequence ATGACCACCCGTACCCTGACGCGCCGCGCCGCCCTCGCCGTCGTCGCGCTGACCTCCGCCCTCGTCCTGGCCGCCTGCGGCGGCGACGGCGACGACAGCGACCACGGCGGCACCGGCCACACCGGTCACGGCGCCTCGGCCGCCTCCGCCGCGCCGAGCGCGTCGGCCGGCGCGCACAACGCCCAGGACGTCGCCTTCGCGCAGGGCATGATCCCGCACCACCGGCAGGCCCTGGAGATGGCCGGACTCGCCGCCGGCCGCGCCTCCTCGGCGCGGGTGAAGGACCTCGCCGCCCGCATCGAGAAGGCGCAGGACCCCGAGATCCGCACCCTGACCGGCTGGCTGAAGTCCTGGGGCGAGCAGGTCCCGATGGCCGGCATGGACCACTCCGGTCACGCCGGGATGACCGGGATGATGAGCGAGGCCGACATGGCCGCTTTGAAGAAGGCCACCGGCAAGGACTTCGACACCCGGTTCCTGTCGCTGATGGTCGAGCACCACCAGGGCGCCGTCGAGATGGCCACCACAGAGAAGCGGAAGGGCCGCTCCGGCGACGCCAAGGCCATGGCGGACGCCATCGTCACCGCGCAGGACGCCGAGATCAAGGAGATGAAGCGGCTCCTCGGCGCCGGCTGA
- the rocD gene encoding ornithine--oxo-acid transaminase yields the protein MTAPARPRTSDELIRAEQPVLAHNYHPLPVVVARAEGSWVEDVEGNRYLDMLAGYSALNFGHRHPALIDAAHRQLDRLTLTSRAFHNDRLAEFAERLAELTGLDMVLPMNTGAEAVESGIKVARKWAYDVKGVPAGRATIVVAAENFHGRTTTIVGFSTDETARAGFGPFTPGFKVVPYNDLAALEAAVDATTAAVLIEPVQGEAGVIVPDDGYLAGVRELTRRTGCLFIADEIQSGLGRTGRTLAVEHENVMPDLLLLGKALGGGIVPVSAVVARREVLGVLHPGEHGSTFGGNPLAAAVGTAVVGLLETGEFQRRAAELGVILRDGLTELVGRGVTGFRARGLWAGVDVDPALGTGRAISERLMREGVLVKDTHGSTIRLAPPLTVTAEELRSALGALEKVLA from the coding sequence ATGACCGCACCCGCGCGCCCCCGTACGTCCGACGAGCTGATCCGCGCGGAGCAACCGGTGCTCGCGCACAACTACCACCCGCTGCCCGTGGTCGTGGCCCGGGCCGAGGGCAGCTGGGTGGAGGACGTGGAGGGCAACCGCTACCTCGACATGCTGGCCGGCTACTCGGCCCTGAACTTCGGCCACCGGCACCCGGCGCTGATCGACGCCGCCCACCGCCAGCTCGACCGGCTCACCCTGACCTCCCGCGCCTTCCACAACGACCGGCTGGCCGAGTTCGCCGAGCGGCTCGCGGAGCTGACCGGGCTGGACATGGTGCTGCCGATGAACACCGGCGCGGAGGCCGTGGAGAGCGGCATCAAGGTCGCCCGCAAGTGGGCGTACGACGTGAAGGGCGTGCCGGCCGGCCGGGCGACGATCGTGGTCGCGGCGGAGAACTTCCACGGCCGGACGACGACGATCGTCGGCTTCTCCACGGACGAGACGGCCCGCGCCGGCTTCGGCCCCTTCACGCCCGGCTTCAAGGTCGTGCCGTACAACGACCTGGCCGCGCTGGAGGCGGCCGTCGACGCCACCACGGCGGCGGTGCTGATCGAGCCCGTCCAGGGCGAGGCGGGTGTGATCGTGCCGGACGACGGCTATCTCGCCGGGGTGCGCGAGCTGACCCGCCGCACGGGCTGTCTGTTCATCGCGGACGAGATCCAGTCGGGCCTCGGCCGCACCGGCCGTACCCTCGCCGTCGAGCACGAGAACGTGATGCCGGACCTGCTGCTGCTCGGCAAGGCGCTGGGCGGCGGCATCGTGCCGGTGTCGGCGGTGGTGGCCCGGCGCGAGGTGCTGGGGGTGCTGCACCCGGGTGAGCACGGGTCGACGTTCGGCGGCAATCCGCTGGCCGCGGCGGTCGGCACGGCCGTGGTCGGGCTGCTGGAGACGGGTGAGTTCCAGCGCCGGGCGGCCGAGCTGGGGGTGATCCTGCGGGACGGGCTGACGGAGCTGGTGGGCCGGGGCGTGACCGGGTTCCGGGCGCGCGGGCTGTGGGCCGGTGTGGACGTCGACCCGGCGCTCGGCACCGGCCGGGCGATCAGCGAGCGGCTGATGCGCGAGGGGGTCCTGGTGAAGGACACCCACGGCTCCACGATCCGGCTGGCGCCGCCGCTGACCGTCACGGCGGAGGAACTGCGGTCGGCGCTGGGCGCGCTGGAGAAGGTGCTCGCCTGA
- the ddaH gene encoding dimethylargininase: protein MTERCVPRPRRFLVCEPRHFAVQYAINPWMHPGRPVDVDLAREQWRSLVRAYEDHDHTVERVEPVPGLPDMVFAANAAFVVGGRVFGSLFHARQRRPESEHYDTWFKAAGYDVYRPESVAEGEGDLVWTGRYVLAGTGFRTTPEAHREAQEFLGRPVIGLRLVDPYFYHLDTALFALDDDNICYYPEAFSPGSREVLRRLFPKAVLATRADALAFGLNSVSDGRHVFIAPRAEALAGRLAGHGYVPVPVDLSELHKAGGGIKCCTQEIR from the coding sequence GTGACCGAACGTTGTGTGCCGCGTCCCCGGCGATTCCTCGTCTGCGAACCCAGACACTTCGCCGTCCAGTACGCGATCAACCCCTGGATGCACCCCGGCCGGCCCGTCGACGTGGATCTGGCCCGCGAGCAGTGGCGGTCGCTGGTCCGCGCGTACGAGGATCACGATCACACCGTCGAGCGCGTGGAGCCGGTCCCCGGCCTGCCGGACATGGTGTTCGCCGCCAACGCGGCCTTCGTGGTCGGCGGCCGGGTCTTCGGCTCCCTCTTCCACGCCCGTCAGCGACGCCCGGAATCGGAGCACTACGACACCTGGTTCAAGGCGGCCGGCTACGACGTGTACCGGCCCGAGTCGGTGGCCGAGGGCGAGGGCGACCTGGTGTGGACGGGCCGGTACGTGCTCGCCGGCACCGGGTTCCGCACCACGCCCGAGGCGCACCGGGAGGCGCAGGAGTTCCTGGGCCGGCCGGTGATCGGTCTCAGGCTGGTGGATCCGTACTTCTACCACCTGGACACGGCGCTGTTCGCGCTCGACGACGACAACATCTGCTACTACCCCGAGGCGTTCTCGCCGGGCAGCCGGGAAGTGCTCCGGCGGCTGTTCCCGAAGGCGGTGCTCGCCACCCGCGCGGACGCGCTGGCGTTCGGCCTGAACTCCGTGTCCGACGGCCGGCACGTCTTCATCGCCCCACGGGCCGAGGCGCTCGCCGGCCGCCTCGCCGGCCACGGCTATGTCCCCGTCCCCGTCGACCTGTCCGAGCTGCACAAGGCCGGCGGCGGCATCAAGTGCTGCACCCAGGAGATCCGCTGA
- a CDS encoding Lrp/AsnC family transcriptional regulator yields the protein MNSRTPAFDELDRRIVTALMANARTSFAEIGVDVGLSATAVKRRVDRLRETGVITGFTATVRPAALGWRTEAYVEVYCEGAAPPRRLAEVVRNHPEIAAAMTVTGGADALLHVRARDVEHFEEVLERIRAEPFIRKTISVMVLSHLLPESPEAGATHAAPG from the coding sequence ATGAACAGCAGGACACCCGCGTTCGACGAGCTGGACCGCCGGATCGTCACGGCCCTCATGGCGAACGCCCGGACCAGTTTCGCGGAGATCGGCGTGGACGTGGGGCTGTCCGCGACGGCCGTCAAGCGGCGCGTGGACCGGCTGCGGGAGACCGGGGTGATCACCGGGTTCACGGCGACGGTCAGGCCGGCCGCGCTGGGCTGGCGCACGGAGGCGTACGTCGAGGTGTACTGCGAGGGCGCGGCCCCGCCCCGGCGCCTGGCGGAGGTGGTCCGCAACCATCCGGAGATCGCGGCGGCCATGACGGTGACCGGCGGCGCCGACGCGCTGCTGCACGTGCGGGCCCGGGACGTGGAGCACTTCGAGGAGGTGCTGGAGCGGATCCGCGCCGAGCCGTTCATCCGCAAGACGATCAGCGTGATGGTGCTGTCCCACCTGCTCCCCGAGAGCCCGGAGGCGGGCGCCACCCACGCGGCCCCCGGATGA
- a CDS encoding cytochrome c oxidase assembly protein, whose translation MDHSGHGMTMDLPPFTLGRGLEWSAEPFFLVACLAGLALYGWGVVRLRRRGDAWPVSRTVSYVVGVLTIALVMCTKLNDYGMVMFSVHMVQHMVISMLSPILILLGAPVTLALRALPAVGKGRKGPRELLLMLLHSRYMRVITHPAFTIPLFIASLYALYFTPLFDFLMGSKTGHIAMMVHFLAVGVVFFWPIIGVDPGPHRPGHLMRMLELFAGMPFHAFFGIALMMASTPMVSTFEHPPASLGIDALSDQSSAGGIAWAFSEVPSVLVLIALLFQWYRSEQRQAKRQDRAADRDGDKELEAYNAYLASLSARKG comes from the coding sequence ATGGATCACAGCGGGCACGGCATGACGATGGATCTGCCGCCGTTCACGCTGGGGCGAGGGCTCGAGTGGTCGGCGGAGCCGTTCTTCCTCGTCGCCTGTCTGGCCGGGCTGGCCCTGTACGGCTGGGGTGTCGTCCGGCTGCGGCGGCGCGGGGACGCCTGGCCGGTGAGCCGTACCGTCTCCTACGTCGTCGGTGTGCTCACCATCGCGCTGGTGATGTGCACCAAGCTGAACGACTACGGCATGGTCATGTTCAGCGTGCACATGGTGCAGCACATGGTGATCAGCATGCTGTCGCCGATCCTGATCCTGCTCGGCGCCCCGGTCACGCTGGCGCTGCGCGCGCTGCCGGCCGTCGGCAAGGGCCGCAAGGGGCCGCGCGAGCTGCTGCTGATGCTGCTGCACAGCCGGTACATGCGGGTGATCACCCATCCCGCGTTCACCATCCCGCTGTTCATCGCGAGCCTGTACGCCCTGTACTTCACCCCGCTGTTCGACTTCCTGATGGGCTCGAAGACCGGGCACATCGCGATGATGGTGCACTTCCTCGCGGTCGGTGTGGTGTTCTTCTGGCCCATCATCGGCGTGGACCCCGGTCCGCACCGGCCGGGTCATCTGATGCGGATGCTGGAGCTGTTCGCGGGCATGCCGTTCCACGCGTTCTTCGGTATCGCCCTGATGATGGCGTCCACGCCCATGGTGAGCACCTTCGAGCACCCGCCGGCCTCGCTGGGCATCGACGCGCTGTCCGACCAGAGTTCCGCCGGCGGCATCGCCTGGGCGTTCAGCGAGGTTCCGTCGGTGCTGGTGCTGATCGCGCTGCTGTTCCAGTGGTACCGCTCCGAGCAGCGGCAGGCCAAGCGCCAGGACCGGGCCGCCGACCGGGACGGCGACAAGGAGCTGGAGGCGTACAACGCCTACCTGGCCTCGCTGAGCGCCCGCAAGGGCTGA